The genomic region GGTGTAGGTCATGGCTTCCTTTCTCTTGGCGGAGGATTGAAGCCTAGCCTGCCCCAGGTCACCTCACCCAGTTCGGGAACGGCAGAAGCCTGTGCACTTAGTATGTGAATGCGCGCAGCATAACGACGCTTGCTGCTGATGAACGCGGTGCGGAGTGGGTTTGGCGGGGCCGCCGTAATGCCCTAGGCTGGTTGCGGCGGCCCCGCCAAACCCTTCTTATTGGAGCGTTCACAGCAGAAGCACACGTTATGCGGATCGCCGCGCCACGGTGCCGAACTCGTAGACTCTTGGAGGCAAGTGCCCGCTGTTGCGAACGCTCTGGGTTTCGCTCGCCTGCGTCCTGGTCGCGCAGGCTCCGGCCGCGGCGCAAGGGCTTCGCGGTAGCGTCGTCGACTCGACGGGACGGCCGCTCGCGGACGCCGAGATCATCGTCGTCGAACCGGCCATTCGGACGCGGTCGGATTCGCTCGGTAGCTTCCGGCTGTCCCCGATCGCCCCGGGCCGACGCGTCGTTCGTGTCCGACTCATCGGCTATCGACCGTACGAGACCACCATATCCATCACCGGCGAGTGGACGACCCTGCGCGTGACCTTGCGTCGCATGCCCACGCTCCTCGCGGAGGTGCGGATCACGGACACGCGGCTCTGCGCACCGAACACGCTGGCCGGCTTCGAGTGCCGCCGCTCTTCCGGGCTCGGCCTGTTCCGCGATGCGGGTGAGCTGCGGAGCCTGCGTCCGTCCGCATGGGCGGATATGCTCGATGGCATGCCGGCGCTCCGCCGCGAACCGACGATGACGCCCGACGGCCTCGATTGGCGACCAGCCGCGCCTCCCGGCGGATGCTTGCGGCAGATCTTCAATGGCGAGGACCCCGAGTTCGACGGGCACGTCCGGCGGGTGCCCATCAGCGAGCTGGTCCCGCAGGATGTCGTCGCCATCGAGTACTACCCGCGATATGCCGAGGTGCCAGAGCAGTTCCGGCGATACGCCTGGCCGAGCAGTTCCGCCCAGCCGTGCGCCTTGCTCGTCTACTGGTTGCGCGAGGCACCGCCGCGCCGACGCTCGCGGCCGCGACCGCCAGAGTTCCCGTCGTAACCGCATAACGATGCTTGCTGCCGTCAAGCGCAGGAGCGGTAGCGGTTGTGGGGCCACGGCTTCACCTTATGTGAAGGACGGCCGCGGCCCCACAACCGCATTTTGTTGGAGCGCTTGCAGCAGAAGCGAACGTTATGCCGATTCGACGGGCATCCGCGTATTGCAGGCAACCGTCTGACAGGCGCCGTGGTACGAACAGGGGATGAGGTTCCGCGCGCTCCGTCCCCACCGGCGCCCCCGCCTGCCCTCGCTTGTCGCCGGAGCCGTCGCGCTCCTCGTGCAGGCGACGTTGGCTGTCCTCGTCCTCTGGCAACCGGCACCTGCGCCAGTCGAGCCCGCACGCAGCCCTCGCGCGGCGGAGCCCACTCCACGACTCATCTACATCCCCACCGTGCGCCCTCGCGACTCAGGACCTGGCGACCCAACGACTCCTGGCGGCGCGCGAGGCGGGACCGTTGGTGCATCCACGGTTGATTCGAGCACGACGGGCGTACTCGACGCCGATGCCGCGTCCTCCGGAGCCGCGACTGCAGCGCCGTCGCCCGCAGCCGAGCGGCCCTACGGCCTGTTCGACAACCCGTTCATGCCGTCGCGCGATGCCCGGCTCGCGGTGCCGCCGCTCAGCGAATCGGACTCGCTACAGCCCCTGCGTGATCACCTCGACCGCGCGTTCATCAAGGCCCTCGCGCGGGAGCGCGCTGCGAATGCCGCGAGTGATTGGACCATCGGAAGCGGCGACGCCCGCTTCGGCCTTACGCCGGGGCGACTCCACCTCGGCCACTTCACCATCCCGCTTCCGGTGACGGTCCGCTCGCTGCGCGACGTCGATCCCCGCATCCGCCAGCAGCAGGCGATGTTGCGCGAGGTGCGCGAACAAGCCGAGCGGCGTGACCGCGAGGCGCGGGCACAGCGCCCGTGAGGTCGCGCGCGCACGGCATAACGACGCTTGCTGCCGATGAACGCGGTGCGGACTGGGTTTGGCGGGGCCGCCGTGATGCCCTAGGCTGGTTGCGGCGGCCCCGCCAAACCCTTCTTATTGGAGCGTTCACAGCAGAAGCATACGTTATCCGGAGTGAGACGCATCGGTGAGTAACGAACATCTCGGACGGCGCGCGCTGACGACGTTGTTCGCGCTGAACGGTACGATGTTCGTCGTCGAGCTCCTCAGCGGCTGGCGCGCGGAGTCCATGGGACTCATCGCGGACGGCCTCGATATGGGCGCCGACGCCGCTGTCTATCTCCTCGCCCTGCTCGCCATCGGCGCGGCCGAGTCCCGCAAGCTCAGGGCCGCGCGCTTTGCCGGCCGGGTGCAGCTCGCGCTCGCCGTCGTCGCGATGCTGGAACTGGCGCGTCGTGCCGTCATGGGGAGCGCGCCAGAACCGCCAACCATGGTCGCGGTGTCCCTCGCCGCGCTCGCCGTCAACGTCTGGTGCCTCGTCCTCCTGCGCCGCCATCGGCACGGCGAGGTCCATCTCCAGGCGGCGTGGATCTTCTCCGCCACCGATGTGCAGGCGAATCTCGGTGTGCTCCTGGCCGGGGCACTCGTCGCCCTGACACGCTCGGCGATTCCCGACCTCGTCATCGGACTCGTGGTCTGCTGGCTCGTCCTCCGCGGGGCGATCCGCATCGGGCGCCGCGTGCGCGCCGCCGAGCTGGCCGCCGACGCCGCGACATCCGTGCGACCCGGATAACGACGCTTGCTGCCGACAGCCGCAGCGAAGGATGCAGTTGTGGGGCAGCCGCGTTATCGTACGTGGGACAGCCTGCGGCTGCCCCACAACTGCTTTTTATGGAAGCGGCTGCAGCAGAAGCAGACGTTATATCGACACCGCAACCTTTCGATGCCAACGCCCAAGAAGCGCACGCTAACGCTCCACTCGCGCCCCGCTTCGACACTCGGCGTCCTCGTCTTGCGCGTCAGCATTCGCGGCATCGAGCCGCCCGTCTGGCGTGAAATCTCGGTCCCGGAGACCTACACGCTTGCGCAGCTGCATCGCGTGCTGCAGTGCGTGTTCGCATGGCTGGATTATCACCTCTACGATTTCCGCATTGGACGGAAGCGCTACGTCCCAGCCGTCAACGAGATGCCTGGCGCCGATACGGCGGTCACGACCCTGGCTTCGCTCGGGCTGAAGCGAGGCTCCCAGCTCGTGTACACGTACGACTATGGCGACGATTGGGAGCACGATATCGAGGTCATGCACGTCGCACGCGAGACGGTGAACCCGCGCGCAATCCCGATGCCCCGTGTGCTCGACGGGCAACGCGCCGCGCCGCCCGAGGATTGCGGAGGGCCGCCTGGGTACGCGCGGCTCCTCGATGCGCTCGCGGATCCGAGGAATCCCGACCACGACCAGGCGCACTACTGGGTGCCGCGCGGCTTCGACCCGGCCGTCTTCGACCGCCCCGCAGCTGACCACGCAGTCGTACTGGCTTGTGCGTGGGGTGCGATAAAACGACGCTTGCTGCCGACAAGCGCAGGTGCGGTAGCGGTTGTGGGGCCTCAGCCTCATCTTAACTGAAGGTCTGCTGAGGCCCCACAACCGCATTTTATGGAAGCGCTTGCAGCAGAAGCACACGTTATGTCGACGCGCGCGAAATGACAGATATTTTAATCCAGCTTCGCGGCGTCGCCGAACGCGACGTCGACCTATTCCTCGTTGAAGAGCTTGTTGCTTCGCCAGCGTTTCGCGCGTGGTTCACCAGCGCACTCGACGTTGGCGCGGGCTTCGAGCTGGTTGCAGTGGAGCGTTCGGCGCTCTCGTCGAGTGGAGAGAGCGATCTCGACCTCGTGTTCGCGTCCGGCGCATCGCGCACGGTCGTGTTGGTCGAGAACAAGATTGACGCCATTATGCAACCTCGACAGGCCGAGCGATATCAGGAGCGCGCGCAACAACGCCGCGCCGAGCCTGGGACTGCAGTGGTCATTACGCTGCTCGTGGCACCGGAGCGGTACGCCACCGATTCAGCAGGATTCGACCGCCGCCTCACGTACGAAGACATTCGCGCGGCACTGGTGTCCAATGGCACTCCGGATGCGCGGACGCAGTACAAGCTTCGGCTTCTCGATCTCGCGATGGATCGTGCACGCACTGGATGGGTGGCCGTTCCGAGTGAGTCGACTTCGGCTTTCTGGACCCGCTACTTCGACTTGACCAAGGAGTTGGCACCGCAACTCAGAATGCCGCGCCCCGGCGCGAAGCCCGCCCTCTCGAGTTTCGTGGTGTTCAAGCCGACGGTGCTCCGGAAAGGAGTGCGTCTCATCCACAAGCTTCCTTACGGGCGCGTTGATCTCCAGTTTGACGGCCGCATCGCTGAGCTGGACGCATTCGCGGAGCGGTATCGCACCACATTGAGCGACGGGATGTACGTAGCGCCCGCGAGCAAGTCTTTTGCCGTTCGCGTTGAAGTTCCTCAAGTCAATCTCGAGGGCTCCGTTTCGGAAGCTGAAGCGTCGATGCGCGCGGGAATCTTGGCCGCTGAGCGCCTACACGTGTGGTACTCGCAGGTCGCGCCTCACATAGGCGCGACATAACGACGCTTGCTGCCGACAAGCGCGGATGCGGTAGCGGTTGTGGGGCCGCCGCTCCACTTTATGGAAGGACTGCAGCGGCCCCACAACCGCATTTTATGGGAGCGCTTGCAGCAGAAGCACACGTTATCCGGAGTGAGATCCATCGGTGAGTAACGAGCATCTCGGACGGCGCGCGCTGGCCACGTTGTTCGCGCTGAACGGGACGATGTTCGTCGTCGAGCTCGTCAGCGGATGGCGCGCGGAGTCCATGGGACTCATCGCTGACGGCCTCGACATGGGCGCCGACGCGGCGGTTTACCTCCTTGCCCTGCTCGCCATGGGGGCGGCCGAATCACGCAAACTCCGGGCGGCACGGTTCGCGGGAAGAGTGCAGCTCGCGTTGGCCGTGCTCGCCATGTTAGAACTCGCCCGTCGTGCCATCATGGGCAGCACTCCAGAGCCGCCGACGATGGTCGCGGTGTCGCTCGCCGCACTTGCCGTAAACATCTGGTGCCTCGTTCTGCTGCGCCGCCATCGCCATGGCGAGGTGCATCTGCAGGCCGCTTGGATCTTCTCCGCCACCGACGTGCAGGCGAACCTCGGGGTACTGCTCGCCGGTGCGCTCGTGGCGTGGCTCGACACCGCGATTCCCGATCTCCTCATCGGACTGGTCGTCTGCGGACTCGTGCTCCGTGGCGCGGTTCGCATCGGTCGGCGGGTGCGTGCCGCCGAGTTGGCCGCCGATGCCGCGGCATCCGCGCGACCCGGATAACGACGCTTGCTGCTGATGAACGCGGGTGCGGATGCAGTTGCGGGGCGGCCGGTTGTTGAGGCAGTCGAAGGTCTAGCGGCCGCCCCGCAACTGCTTTCTATTGGAGCGTTCACAGCAGAAGCACACGTTATCCGGACGACGCGTGTCGCCGAGTTCCCTGCACTGAACTTTTTGGGTAAACAGCGGACAGCAGGTTGGCGTAGCGCGCGCGGACACATCGCCCACTCGCGCGCGCGCGGTTCGCATCACCCCACACGTGCGTCGCGACCGCGACCCTC from Gemmatimonadaceae bacterium harbors:
- a CDS encoding cation transporter; this encodes MSNEHLGRRALTTLFALNGTMFVVELLSGWRAESMGLIADGLDMGADAAVYLLALLAIGAAESRKLRAARFAGRVQLALAVVAMLELARRAVMGSAPEPPTMVAVSLAALAVNVWCLVLLRRHRHGEVHLQAAWIFSATDVQANLGVLLAGALVALTRSAIPDLVIGLVVCWLVLRGAIRIGRRVRAAELAADAATSVRPG
- a CDS encoding cation transporter — protein: MSNEHLGRRALATLFALNGTMFVVELVSGWRAESMGLIADGLDMGADAAVYLLALLAMGAAESRKLRAARFAGRVQLALAVLAMLELARRAIMGSTPEPPTMVAVSLAALAVNIWCLVLLRRHRHGEVHLQAAWIFSATDVQANLGVLLAGALVAWLDTAIPDLLIGLVVCGLVLRGAVRIGRRVRAAELAADAAASARPG
- a CDS encoding carboxypeptidase regulatory-like domain-containing protein: MRTLWVSLACVLVAQAPAAAQGLRGSVVDSTGRPLADAEIIVVEPAIRTRSDSLGSFRLSPIAPGRRVVRVRLIGYRPYETTISITGEWTTLRVTLRRMPTLLAEVRITDTRLCAPNTLAGFECRRSSGLGLFRDAGELRSLRPSAWADMLDGMPALRREPTMTPDGLDWRPAAPPGGCLRQIFNGEDPEFDGHVRRVPISELVPQDVVAIEYYPRYAEVPEQFRRYAWPSSSAQPCALLVYWLREAPPRRRSRPRPPEFPS
- a CDS encoding PD-(D/E)XK nuclease family protein codes for the protein MTDILIQLRGVAERDVDLFLVEELVASPAFRAWFTSALDVGAGFELVAVERSALSSSGESDLDLVFASGASRTVVLVENKIDAIMQPRQAERYQERAQQRRAEPGTAVVITLLVAPERYATDSAGFDRRLTYEDIRAALVSNGTPDARTQYKLRLLDLAMDRARTGWVAVPSESTSAFWTRYFDLTKELAPQLRMPRPGAKPALSSFVVFKPTVLRKGVRLIHKLPYGRVDLQFDGRIAELDAFAERYRTTLSDGMYVAPASKSFAVRVEVPQVNLEGSVSEAEASMRAGILAAERLHVWYSQVAPHIGAT
- a CDS encoding plasmid pRiA4b ORF-3 family protein yields the protein MLPTAAAKDAVVGQPRYRTWDSLRLPHNCFLWKRLQQKQTLYRHRNLSMPTPKKRTLTLHSRPASTLGVLVLRVSIRGIEPPVWREISVPETYTLAQLHRVLQCVFAWLDYHLYDFRIGRKRYVPAVNEMPGADTAVTTLASLGLKRGSQLVYTYDYGDDWEHDIEVMHVARETVNPRAIPMPRVLDGQRAAPPEDCGGPPGYARLLDALADPRNPDHDQAHYWVPRGFDPAVFDRPAADHAVVLACAWGAIKRRLLPTSAGAVAVVGPQPHLN